The following are from one region of the Aspergillus luchuensis IFO 4308 DNA, chromosome 4, nearly complete sequence genome:
- a CDS encoding uncharacterized protein (COG:S;~EggNog:ENOG410PK4H;~InterPro:IPR010733;~PFAM:PF07000) — translation MAHSGNQVDDVVAASSEIEISAFQVSRELSASLLARCRSLLAEISEFQALLVETQRNPQIVEVRSLKSNVLSELRTLEKLGAQVQNLPEATKGDGDGEDNNNNNTDVGATDGDDSAARRLVHTLKSSNLPFYEAVWAIAKNTCRGLVAFGKRFYWGHDGDNGVSEKKSGRDKKKSVFVDIIADDGEEWVKVSTVAESRLLFEMAEKGWEADSESEDGEARTVLRNHDGDNGHVEDDEDEDEIELVKLAKDLRTAANATRVRYRHPRLRFVAPRIREGSCAEIDDLLKIIRGYGIKVDCGDKAYAVTGTQEGLSHLLPKPFKHFTSTINVDCTLMLAAVSDLSHYKHITQSPQHHKAINRQIAVEHERPLLPTELWPAMDAYELVCVEEAATRMKEIVNIIGTETEKLRMEILLGEPPYDTYSREDLIKKYQELSDYEIPAHWKIPVKTVEAKSVIASARDTAKLPPVYQKVAENLSDINYSVFLYGWAAGLATISSNRTVVKEIESIIEKHRDGDDGLEGPLIWVCDTARSLIGKEKNRKN, via the coding sequence ATGGCGCATTCCGGAAACCAAGTCGACGACGTTGTCGCCGCTTCTAGCGAGATCGAGATCTCTGCCTTCCAAGTCAGTCGAGAGCTCTCGGCGTCCCTCCTCGCGCGATGTCGATCCCTCCTCGCCGAGATTAGCGAGTTCCAGGCCCTTTTGGTGGAAACCCAACGGAACCCCCAGATCGTGGAGGTGCGATCGTTGAAATCGAATGTGCTGTCGGAGTTGCGCACGTTGGAGAAATTAGGCGCGCAGGTGCAGAACCTGCCTGAGGCGACGAAGggcgatggcgatggggaggataataataataataataccgaTGTTGGAGCGACTGATGGCGATGACTCGGCGGCGAGAAGACTGGTTCATACGTTGAAGTCCTCGAATTTACCGTTTTATGAGGCCGTTTGGGCCATTGCGAAGAATACGTGTCGTGGGTTGGTTGCGTTTGGGAAGAGGTTTTATTGGGGGCATGATGGTGATAATGGGGTTTCGGAGAAAAAGTCCGGGagggataagaagaagagtgtGTTTGTGGATATTAttgctgatgatggggaggagtggGTGAAGGTGTCTACGGTTGCGGAGTCGAGGTTGTTGTTtgagatggcggagaaggggTGGGAGGCTGATTCTGAgagtgaggatggggaggctCGGACGGTTCTACGGAATCATGATGGGGATAATGGTCATGtggaggacgatgaggatgaggatgagattgagCTGGTGAAGCTGGCTAAAGATTTGAGGACCGCGGCCAATGCTACGAGAGTCAGGTATAGACATCCTCGGCTGCGGTTTGTGGCGCCGAGGATTCGCGAGGGAAGCTGTGCGGAGATTGATGATCTTTTGAAGATTATTAGAGGCTATGGGATTAAAGTGGATTGTGGTGACAAGGCATATGCTGTGACTGGTACACAGGAGGGCTTGTCCCACCTCCTTCCGAAGCCGTTCAAACACTTCACTTCCACTATCAATGTTGACTGCACATTAATGCTTGCTGCGGTCTCAGATCTCTCGCATTACAAACACATCACCCAGTCTCCGCAGCATCATAAGGCCATCAATCGACAGATCGCCGTGGAGCATGAGCGACCTCTGTTGCCCACGGAGCTGTGGCCTGCGATGGATGCTTATGAACTAGTGTGTGTCGAGGAGGCTGCAACACGGATGAAAGAGATCGTCAATATCATAGGCACCGAGACTGAAAAGTTGCGCATGGAGATTCTGCTCGGCGAGCCCCCTTACGATACATATAGCCGAGAGGATCTCATCAAGAAATACCAGGAGCTGTCCGATTATGAGATACCGGCACACTGGAAGATTCCCGTCAAGACGGTCGAAGCGAAGTCGGTGATTGCATCTGCGAGAGACACAGCAAAACTGCCGCCCGTCTATCAGAAGGTGGCCGAGAACCTCTCCGATATCAACTATAGTGTGTTTCTGTACGGATGGGCTGCGGGACTGGCGACGATCTCCAGCAATCGGACCGTGGTCAAGGAGATTGAGTCCATTATCGAGAAGCACAgagatggggatgacggCTTGGAGGGACCTCTTATCTGGGTGTGTGATACTGCCAGGAGCTTGAtaggcaaagaaaagaatcgaAAGAACTAG
- the SWD2 gene encoding WD-repeat containing protein SWD2 (COG:A;~EggNog:ENOG410PFQ5;~InterPro:IPR037867,IPR036322,IPR015943,IPR001680, IPR017986;~PFAM:PF00400;~go_component: GO:0048188 - Set1C/COMPASS complex [Evidence IEA];~go_function: GO:0005515 - protein binding [Evidence IEA]), protein MAEGQPQPTAQPQPQQPILQCQKVSDIIRSFRPTKAFRGPKQDTSNYVTSLDFDDQGDYLVASGDDETIQVFDIKEGKSTKSVPSKKYGAHLARFTHHSRQVLHASTKVDDSLRLLDLHNEGYIRYFQGHTDKVTCLALSPGSDSFISCSKDDTVALWDLGSRNAQGKLKLATPYLVAFDPSASVIAIASQSTASVLLYDLRNYDKAPFSSFDLAPYEERYTPSTRGRGWTRLEFSNDGKHLLVGTDYHGHFILDAFEGTVKAFLVGKAGSPGRAAPVSTTGKPLGQGDACFSPDGRYVVGGSGDHSDMLVWDLQQSPPEPNGLLQPMTRLSHRGRTAIVEYNPRYNMIASADKETVFWLPEDPSRSSEK, encoded by the exons ATGGCGGAAGGTCAACCACAGCCAACGGCGCAACCAcagcctcagcagccaaTCCTGCAATGCCAGAAGGTCTCGGATATCATTCGTAGCTTCCGTCCTACCAAG GCATTTCGAGGCCCCAAGCAGGATACTTCCAATTATGTGACGTCGCTAGACTTTGATGACCAGGGTGATTACTTGGTAGCAtccggcgatgatgaaactATCCAGGTCTTCGACATCAAGGAGGGAAAATCTACAAAGTCGGTCCCCAGCAAAAAGTACGGCGCCCATCTAGCCAGATTCACCCACCACAGTCGCCAGGTCCTTCATGCGAGCACCAAGGTTGATG ATTCCTTGCGCTTGTTGGACCTTCACAATGAAGGCTACATTCGCTACTTCCAGGGCCACACCGACAAAGTCACTTGCTTAGCTCTGTCTCCGGGCAGCGACTCCTTCATCTCATGCTCCAAGGACGACACCGTTGCTCTCTGGGATCTCGGCTCTCGCAATGCGCAAGGAAAGCTGAAACTCGCAACTCCATACCTTGTGGCCTTCGACCCGTCCGCCTCTGTCATCGCCATTGCCTCCCAATCAACCGCATCAGTCCTTCTCTACGACCTCCGTAACTACGACAAAGCtcccttctccagcttcgaTCTTGCGCCGTACGAAGAACGGTATACGCCTTCTACCCGAGGTAGAGGGTGGACTCGCTTGGAATTCTCCAATGATGGCAAGCACTTGCTTGTCGGAACCGACTACCATGGACATTTCATTCTCGATGCTTTCGAGGGCACCGTTAAGGCCTTCTTGGTAGGCAAAGCCGGATCACCCGGGAGAGCTGCACCGGTATCGACAACCGGGAAGCCTCTCGGTCAGGGAGATGCGTGCTTCTCACCCGACGGGCGATACGTGGTTGGTGGTTCGGGAGATCATTCCGACATGCTAGTGTGGGATCTACAacaatctcctccagagCCAAACGGTCTATTGCAGCCAATGACTAGACTATCACATCGCGGACGGACTGCCATCGTCGAATACAATCCGAGGTACAACATGATTGCGTCTGCCGACAAAGAGACTGTTTTCTGGCTTCCAGAGGACCCTTCCAGATCTTCTGAAAAGTAG
- the OAC1 gene encoding putative mitochondrial oxaloacetate transporter (Oac) (BUSCO:EOG09263OCO;~COG:C;~EggNog:ENOG410PH4Y;~InterPro:IPR018108,IPR023395;~PFAM:PF00153) translates to MSTTTGAFIAGGVAACGAVTVTHSFETVKIRLQLQGELQAKQDAAKKYRGVLHGVKVILQNEGPRGLFRGIGSAYIYQVLLNGCRLGFYEPLRKGLATTIYQDAQVQSLGVNVIAGAASGIIGAAAGSPFFLVKTRLQSFSPFLPVGTQHNYKNSFDGLRKIHSTEGVSGLYRGVGAAMVRTGFGSSVQLPTYFFAKRRLMKHLGMEDGPGLHLASSTASGFVVCCVMHPPDTIMSRMYNQTGNLYKGVFDCLFKTIRTEGVLAIYKGYFAHLARILPHTVCDVRHPVS, encoded by the exons ATGTCCACAACAACAGG AGCATTCATCGCAGGAGGTGTTGCAGCATGCGGAGCAGTGACGGTCACTCACAGCTTTGAGACGGTCAAGATTCG TCTGCAACTGCAGGGTGAACTGCAGGCCAAGCAGGACGCTGCCAAGAAATACCGGGGTGTCTTGCACGGTGTGAAGGTTATTCTACAAAATGAGGGTCCCCGCGGTCTTTTCCGGGGAATAGGCTCGGCT TATATCTACCAAGTCCTGCTCAATGGTTGCCGTCTGGGTTTCTACGAACCGCTGCGCAAGGGTCTGGCAACCACGATATACCAGGATGCTCAAGTTCAGTCTCTGGGTGTTAATGTCATCGCCGGTGCTGCGTCTGGTATCATCGGAGCTGCTGCGGGTTCGCCCTTTTTCCTGGTCAAGACTCGCCTGCAATCGTTCTCCCCGTTCCTTCCCGTCGGCACCCAGCACAACTACAAGAACTCGTTTGATGGTCTGCGGAAGATCCACTCGACGGAGGGAGTTTCTGGCTTATACCGTGGAGTTGGCGCGGCGATGGTACGAACTGGCTTTGGTAGTTCCGTTCAGCTGCCTACCTATTTCTTCGCCAAGCGCCGCCTGATGAAGCACCTGGGCATGGAAGATGGCCCAGGTCTGCACCTGGCCAGTAGCACGGCATCTGGCTTTGTCGTCTGCTGTGTTATGCACCCGCCTG ACACCATCATGTCCAGAATGTACAACCAAACGGGCAACCTCTACAAGGGCGTGTTCGATTGCTTGTTTAAGACGATTAGGACGGAGGGTGTGTTGGCGATTTACAAGGGGTACTTTGCCCATCTTGCACGTATTCTGCCTCACACGGTATGTGATGTTCGACACCCAGTCTCTTAG
- the RNR2 gene encoding ribonucleotide-diphosphate reductase subunit RNR2 (COG:F;~EggNog:ENOG410PGIN;~InterPro:IPR009078,IPR000358,IPR033909,IPR012348, IPR030475;~PFAM:PF00268;~TransMembrane:1 (o224-245i);~go_function: GO:0016491 - oxidoreductase activity [Evidence IEA];~go_process: GO:0009263 - deoxyribonucleotide biosynthetic process [Evidence IEA];~go_process: GO:0055114 - oxidation-reduction process [Evidence IEA]): protein MSVQLTPSKQAASSLENLKMSDSPVKKLNFGGKENAPAAVDVTAEKPVEKPVEAPKVAPGIKEMEANEPLLQENPHRFVLFPIKYHEIWQMYKKAEASFWTAEEIDLSKDLHDWHNRLNDDERYFISHVLAFFAASDGIVNENLVERFSGEVQVPEARCFYGFQIMMENIHSETYSLLIDTYIKEPKQRTYLFDAIDTIPCIAKKADWAIKWIQDRESTFAQRLVAFAAVEGIFFSGSFASIFWLKKRGLMPGLTFSNELISRDEGLHTDFACLLFSHLNNRPSKQVVEDIIVEAVGIEQEFLTDALPCALLGMNSKLMCQYIEFVADRLLVALGNKKYYNATNPFDFMESISLAGKTNFFEKRVGDYQKAGVMASTKKEEEPKTNGNGLSFDEDF from the exons ATGTCTGTACAACTCACTCCCTCCAAGCAG GCTGCTTCCTCCCTCGAGAACCTCAAGATGAGCGATTCGCCTGTTAAGAAGCTCAACTTCGGTGGCAAGGAGAACGCGCCTGCTGCCGTCGACGTGACCGCCGAGAAGCCCGTCGAGAAGCCCGTCGAAGCCCCCAAGGTTGCGCCCGGTatcaaggagatggaggccaACGAGCCTCTGCTCCAAGAGAACCCTCACCGTTTCGTTCTTTTCCCCATCAAGTACCACGAG ATCTGGCAGATGtacaagaaggccgaggccTCTTTCTGGACCGCCGAGGAAATTGATCTTTCCAAGGATTTGCACGACTGGCACAACCGCCTGAACGACGACGAGCGCTACTTCATCTCCCACGTTCTCGCGTTCTTCGCTGCCTCCGATGGCATTGTCAACGAGAACCTCGTCGAGCGCTTCAGCGGCGAGGTCCAGGTCCCTGAGGCTCGTTGCTTCTACGGTTTCCAGATCATGATGGAGAACATCCACTCCGAGACCTACTCTCTCCTCATCGATACCTACATCAAGGAACCCAAGCAGCGCACCTACCTCTTCGACGCTATTGATACCA TCCCCTGCATTGCCAAGAAGGCCGATTGGGCCATCAAGTGGATCCAGGACAGGGAATCTACCTTCGCTCAGCGTCTCGTTGCTTTCGCTGCCGTGGAGGGTATTTTCTTCTCCGGTTCCTTCGCTTCCATCTTCTGGCTCAAGAAGCGTGGTCTCATGCCTGGTCTGACCTTCTCCAACGAGCTCATCTCTCGTGATGAGGGTCTGCACACCGACTTCGCCTGCCTGTTGTTCTCCCACCTGAACAACCGCCCCAGCAagcaggttgttgaggaCATCATCGTCGAGGCCGTCGGCATTGAGCAGGAGTTCCTGACTGACGCTCTGCCCTGTGCTCTGCTGGGCATGAACTCTAAGCTGATGTGCCAGTACATCGAGTTCGTCGCGGACCGCCTGTTGGTGGCCCTTGGCAACAAGAAGTACTACAACGCCACGAACCCCTTCGACTTCATGGAGTCGATCTCGCTGGCGGGTAAGACCAACTTCTTTGAGAAGCGGGTGGGTGACTACCAGAAGGCTGGTGTCATGGCCAGCacgaagaaggaagaggagccgaAGACCAACGGTAACGGTCTCAGCTTCGATGAGGACTTCTAA
- a CDS encoding SRP9/SRP21 family protein (COG:S;~EggNog:ENOG410PSP8;~InterPro:IPR039432;~PFAM:PF05486), translated as MPYLPTSQSYLEQSSLLLQAYPDTRITTKYTFPRTSTSTKPSSSTTQSQQPTSTEETEPKPRIAVLELKTYHPGSGICLKYRTNKGAEVGRLITSLGKLAAGADVEGLGLGNNPTTAAGGGAAGDVEMGDAPTAAATAEGQTVAGEGGNTGAAGKGGKGKKKGGKGKR; from the exons atgcCCTACCTCCCAACCTCACAATCCTACCTCGAAcaatcctctctcctcctgcaAGCCTACCCAGACACG AGAATCACAACAAAATACACCTTCCCCcgcacatccacatccacaaaaccctcctcctccacaacacAATCCCAACAACCCACATCTACAGAAGAAACCGAACCCAAACCCCGCATTGCCGTCCTCGAACTCAAGACCTATCACCCGGGATCCGGCATCTGTTTGAAATACCGCACGAACAAGGGCGCCGAGGTGGGACGGTTGATTACCTCGTTGGGGAAGTTGGCGGCTGGGGCTGATGTtgaggggttggggttgggtaATAAtcctactactgctgctggtggtggtgctgctggggatgtggagatgGGGGATGCtcctactgctgctgctactgctgagGGACAGACGGTagctggggaggggggtaatACTGGTGCAgctgggaagggagggaaagggaagaagaagggggggaaggggaagaggtga
- a CDS encoding WD40 repeat domain-containing protein (COG:S;~EggNog:ENOG410PGP8;~InterPro:IPR040324,IPR036322,IPR015943,IPR001680, IPR017986;~PFAM:PF00400;~go_function: GO:0005515 - protein binding [Evidence IEA]) — protein sequence MAEGMRDEQEGPSRASTVPAIITTNASSSSIIHHDLSTSASNSPTIFNRGDHSPSSPNPSLLRSSQSFPIGSASDVTAASNGYQQHARKDSRTLPAASNGSVKNLASSPTFVQSSADSSAIDPLSQHIIKRTNTQKTIPLKLLGRASTEAELGGSDPRASLDHGSARGETAMYTKAPKEKKKGVSFLSRIIPGKKKTEYPDDEDDVSEPETSRMDPDAAAQPIGFVPRFPPPPKYIRVRAHYKKEKTFNRVFLAQELDGADDSASVSDHDAISTAGPQNEKYTGKAIWALVFSNDGKYMAAAGQDRKVRVWQVVASPEDRTSSEPGSDDDAPRLNAQVFKTQPVQVYEGHTGSILDLSWSKNNFLLSSSMDKTVRLWHVSRPECLCCFQHSDFVTSIQFHPRDDRFFLAGSLDTKLRLWSIPDKSVAFVATVPDMITAVAFTPDGRHSISGSLNGLCNIYETDGLKAVGQIHVRSARGRNAKGSKITGIDTMSLPHGDPHGEVKLLITSNDSRIRLYNFRDRTLEAKYRGNENTCSQIRASFSNDGKHIICGSEDRRTYVWPVGPVEKDADKRAVEIFDTQSALVTAAIMAPTRAKQVLGFSEDPVYDICNPPPVTLVSQADKENGRSNRMSAASKLAQESPTFMSRSTHPDGNILIVADYAGKIKVLRQDCAYLKRRYDSWDTHSTISRRILRRTNSARHSIASSIGKDSMKTTPSERIISWRNSVIRHGNRSGMRTPRTRSPSPHKSVRDTLPGYASPGRVSTGARPDSRSIYTTSPPPSAYKNSMDSRRSSADTTRNGHNGAAVDSRQPVAGTTWFPKGGDKDNPLWLQGEQSYAFYNKIAHDAMTVQNRKRTEGNGLLTPHRLSVPGERQMSLGSALSSDYASSNGDGDDGEVLKCDNCRGTNFRATKARNGKQRLVCVRCARPIS from the exons ATGGCGGAGGGAATGCGCGACGAGCAAGAAGGGCCATCGCGGGCCTCGACCGTGcctgccatcatcaccaccaacgcctCGTCGTCCAGCATCATACACCACGATTTgtccacctccgcctccaataGTCCTACCATCTTCAATCGCGGCGATCACAGTCCCAGTTCTCCCAATCCTAGTCTCCTCCGCTCCTCGCAAAGTTTTCCTATCG GCTCCGCCTCCGATGTGACCGCTGCGTCGAACGGATACCAACAGCATGCCAGAAAGGATTCCCGCACCCTTCCGGCCGCCAGCAACGGCTCCGTCAAGAATCTCGCCTCCTCCCCTACCTTTGTCCAGTCCAGCGCCGACTCCAGCGCCATCGATCCCCTATCTCAA CATATCATCAAACGAACCAACACCCAAAAAACCATTCCGTTGAAGCTGTTAGGGAGAGCCTCCACCGAGGCGGAGTTGGGCGGAAGCGATCCACGCGCCTCGTTGGACCATGGCTCTGCCCGCGGAGAGACCGCGATGTATACGAAGGCtccgaaggagaagaa GAAAGGGGTATCCTTCTTGAGTCGAATCATCcccggcaagaagaagaccgagtacccggacgacgaggacgatgtCTCCGAGCCCGAAACTAGCCGCATGGATCCCGACGCTGCCGCTCAGCCCATAGGCTTCGTACCACGATTTCCTCCCCCGCCGAAGTACATCCGCGTGCGCGCACActacaagaaggagaagacgtTTAACCGGGTCTTCCTGGCTCAGGAGCTGGACGGCGCCGACGACTCGGCCAGCGTCTCGGACCATGACGCCATCTCCACGGCAGGCCCGCAGAACGAAAAATATACGGGCAAGGCGATCTGGGCGCTAGTGTTCTCCAATGATGGCAAATACATGGCTGCCGCCGGGCAGGACCGCAAGGTGCGCGTCTGGCAAGTCGTGGCGTCGCCAGAGGATCGGACCTCCAGTGAGCCGGGCAGTGACGACGATGCGCCACGACTCAACGCACAAGTGTTCAAAACGCAACCGGTCCAGGTGTACGAGGGCCATACCGGCAGTATCCTGGACCTCAGCTGGAGCAAG AACAATTTCCTgctatcctcctccatggaCAAGACCGTCCGGCTGTGGCATGTCAGCCGACCCGAGTGTCTCTGCTGCTTCCAACACAGCGATTTCGTCACCTCCATCCAATTCCACCCACGCGATGACCGGTTCTTCCTAGCGGGATCGCTGGATACGAAACTGCGACTCTGGAGTATTCCCGACAAGAGCGTGGCTTTCGTGGCCACGGTCCCCGACATGATTACCGCGGTGGCATTCACACCGGACGGACGACATTCGATCTCGGGCAGTCTGAACGGACTGTGCAATATCTACGAGACCGACGGCCTCAAGGCGGTTGGACAGATTCACGTGCGCTCTGCGCGTGGTCGCAACGCCAAGGGCAGCAAAATCACCGGAATCGACACCATGTCGTTGCCGCATGGCGACCCGCACGGCGAGGTCAAACTGCTCATCACCAGCAATGACTCCCGCATTCGACTCTACAACTTTCGCGACCGGACGCTGGAGGCCAAATACCGCGGCAATGAGAACACATGCAGCCAGATCCGCGCCTCCTTCAGCAATGACGGCAAACACATCATCTGCGGCAGTGAGGATCGCCGCACTTATGTCTGGCCGGTGGGGCCCGTGGAGAAAGACGCCGACAAACGGGCCGTAGAGATCTTTGACACGCAATCCGCCCTGGTGACGGCCGCCATCATGGCGCCCACCCGGGCCAAACAGGTCTTGGGATTTTCCGAGGATCCCGTCTACGATATCTGCAATCCGCCTCCCGTGACGCTCGTCAGTCAGGCGGACAAGGAGAATGGACGATCGAACCGCATGTCGGCGGCTAGTAAGCTGGCGCAAGAGTCTCCGACGTTCATGTCGCGGTCCACGCACCCGGACGGGAACATCCTCATCGTGGCAGACTATGCGGGGAAGATCAAAGTCTTGCGACAAGACTGTGCCTACCTGAAACGGCGCTACGACAGTTGGGACACGCATTCCACGATATCACGACGCATCTTACGACGCACCAACTCGGCGCGCCACAGCATTGCCTCTTCCATCGGCAAGGATTCCATGAAGACGACGCCGTCGGAGCGCATCATTTCGTGGCGCAACTCTGTTATCCGACATGGCAACCGCTCCGGCATGCGCACGCCGCGCACCCGCAGCCCGTCTCCCCACAAGTCCGTGCGCGACACTCTGCCGGGCTACGCCAGCCCGGGACGAGTCTCGACGGGAGCACGACCCGATTCACGCTCTATCTATACCACCTCCCCTCCGCCCTCCGCGTATAAAAATTCCATGGACAGCCGACGATCCAGCGCAGACACCACCCGGAATGGGCACAACGGTGCTGCAGTCGACAGCAGGCAGCCCGTCGCCGGGACCACCTGGTTCCCCAAGGGCGGCGACAAAGATAACCCGCTCTGGTTGCAAGGGGAGCAGAGCTACGCATTCTACAATAAAATTGCGCATGATGCAATGACGGTGCAGAATCGCAAACGAACCGAGGGTAACGGACTCCTCACTCCGCATCGACTGTCGGTGCCGGGGGAGCGCCAAATGAGCCTGGGCAGCGCGCTGAGCAGCGACTATGCATCGTCGAACGGGGACGGGGACGACGGCGAAGTGTTGAAATGCGATAATTGCCGGGGAACGAATTTCCGAGCGACCAAAGCAAGAAATGGGAAGCAGCGACTAGTGTGTGTGCGATGCGCACGACCTATTAGCTGA
- a CDS encoding uncharacterized protein (COG:G;~EggNog:ENOG410Q1Z7;~InterPro:IPR005829,IPR005828,IPR003663,IPR036259, IPR020846;~PFAM:PF00083,PF07690;~TransMembrane:12 (i21-39o73-92i104-123o129-148i160-182o194-214i287-308o328-348i355-375o395-419i431-451o463-480i);~go_component: GO:0016020 - membrane [Evidence IEA];~go_component: GO:0016021 - integral component of membrane [Evidence IEA];~go_function: GO:0022857 - transmembrane transporter activity [Evidence IEA];~go_process: GO:0055085 - transmembrane transport [Evidence IEA]) — translation MGLVAETRQAIRDSPRGVFNWYLLMNIAIFALSGISRGFDEANIASLVVQSRFRIKFGLGQQSPDEYANTKGWIVSMFTAGMTLGCLLCLPFNDRIGRRWTMRLSTLVYISGVLGQGLCNGNLSGLYASRLIAGLGVGGLTVTPPMYISEVAPKTIRGLLAVQFAACQQLGVVFGFFINYGITKNYDGTDMQWMFPTLIQLVPAAVWGLGLLVCEESPRWLLYVGRRTQAVSVLAKLRHLPSSHPTVVAEIAVMEFQILQEREAASGTSQWHLIKETVVPVENRRRFCLVMLAHLFSQWSGGNAITQYLPTILGYLGTTGDALSLTTALYAVVKFAALLIFSLVVVDFVGRRRSLMAGITLQIVTLAYLACYLGISRQMSTTTILHAASATHASRAAIAAIFVHGVGWVIGWFSMPFLIGSEIFPIRIRSLALSMGMAGHWLFAFGCTRATPDLLDVMEEWGAFAFFAGICLVSLVYVFFAMPDTTGRSLEALDGLFQRPWYTVYQVAYAKKEDEEIEVQAIQERGKSELAMAEEA, via the exons ATGGGGCTCGTTGCGGAAACCCGACAGGCAATCCGGGACTCCCCCCGGGGGGTCTTCAACTGGTACTTGTTGATGAACATTGCCATTTTCGCACTGTCTGGAATCAGTAGGGGGTTCGATGAAG CGAACATCGCATCGCTGGTCGTGCAATCTCGGTTTCGGATCAAATTCGGGCTCGGCCAGCAATCCCCCGACGAATATGCCAATACTAAAGGTTGGATTGTGTCAATGTTCACGGCTGGAATGACTCTGGGCTGTCTGCTA TGTTTACCCTTCAATGATCGAATTGGGCGGCGGTGGACGATGCGACTGTCGACCCTAGTATATATCTCTGGAGTGTTGGGACAGGGTCTCTGTAATGGGAACCTGTCCGGACTATACGCATCGAGACTGATCGCGGGTCTTGGGGTGGGCGGCTTGACTGTGACTCCTCCGATGTATATCTCCGAG GTTGCCCCTAAGACCATCCGGGGGCTGCTCGCAGTCCAGTTTGCCGCATGTCAGCAACTGGGGGTTGTTTTTGGGTTCTTCATCAACTATGGTATTACCAAGAACTACGATGGAACAGATATGCAGTGGATGTTCCCAACCTTGATCCAACTGGTCCCTGCCGCAGTCTGGGGCCTGGGACTCCTGGTCTGTGAAGAATCTCCCCGGTGGCTGCTGTACGTGGGTAGGCGAACCCAGGCCGTATCGGTACTGGCTAAGCTGCGTCATTTGCCGTCGAGTCACCCAACTGTAGTCGCAGAGATTGCGGTCATGGAATTTCAGATCCTGCAGGAGCGAGAAGCGGCCTCGGGCACATCACAATGGCACCTAATCAAGGAGACGGTTGTCCCGGTGGAGAACCGGCGTCGGTTCTGTCTAGTGATGCTGGCACATCTGTTTTCGCAATGGTCCGGAGGCAACGCCATCACGCAGTACTTGCCCACGATCTTAGGCTATCTGGGGACGACCGGGGATGCCTTGTCCCTGACTACGGCCCTCTATGCCGTGGTCAAGTTTGCCGCCTTGCTGATCTTCTCACTCGTAGTGGTGGACTTTGTCGGCCGACGACGGTCTCTTATGGCGGGAATCACCCTTCAGATCGTGACGCTGGCATATCTTGCTTGTTACCTGGGCATTTCGCGACAGATGTCGACGACGACCATCCTCCACGCGGCCAGCGCGACGCATGCCTCGAGAGCAGCGATCGCAGCCATCTTTGTGCACggggttgggtgggtgatcGGATGGTTCTCGATGCCCTTTCTGATCGGATCGGAAATCTTTCCCATCCGGATCCGATCGCTGGCCTTGTCGATGGGAATGGCGGGGCACTGGCTGTTCGCGTTTGGGTGCACGCGGGCGACGCCTGACTTACTGGACGTAATGGAGGAATGGGGAGCCTTTGCATTCTTTGCGGGCATCTGCCTTGTCTCGCTGGTGTATGTGTTTTTTGCGATGCCG GACACGACGGGCCGATCGCTCGAGGCACTGGATGGACTGTTCCAACGGCCGTGGTACACGGTTTATCAGGTAGCGTATGCAAagaaggaggacgaggaaatcGAAGTGCAAGCGATACAAGAACGGGGGAAGTCGGAGTTGGCGATGGCGGAGGAAGCATAA